From a region of the Apibacter sp. B3706 genome:
- a CDS encoding LptF/LptG family permease, translating into MIKKLDWYIIRTFFGPFLFIFSVLMFIFVVQFAFNQMDKFLGKGLNLWDISKLLYYLGLDVIRLVLPLTILLSSIMTFGGFGERYELAAMKSAGISLARIMYPLFSLVVLLAIWLFYFCNTTLPENQRRARNMLINIAQTRPALNFEEGRFIKEMNPLSIKIGRKSGKNDSEWDQVFIHKNASPFEDQQTIIADKGNIISKDNHYLKIELYNGYIYQDNIKGKNLNELKKQPGNSIKFDTLTQYYDISDIIKKSLDKQSEGDNFRYKSVSELSTYIDSIKTSNTVYFKGLGENGMKLLLGETNSLDSLDYSHYNEDFPFEWSNLDENTKYNLVKAAINQVTLSKYELGSKATEMKAVEKFIAKMILWQQKNIISYSVTCIVFFLIGAPLGSIIRKGGVGLPVVVAIIIFIIFYILGLYMENLAKNQVINAYWASWIPNAIFLPVGIFLTIKSMRDSELFDVDNYLKPFKRFISKFIKQKKLEHSRYQ; encoded by the coding sequence ATGATTAAAAAGTTAGACTGGTATATTATCCGCACTTTTTTTGGTCCTTTTTTATTTATATTTAGCGTTTTAATGTTCATCTTTGTAGTTCAGTTTGCCTTTAACCAAATGGATAAATTTTTAGGTAAAGGACTGAACTTATGGGACATATCTAAATTATTATATTATCTGGGCTTGGATGTGATTCGTCTCGTTTTACCTTTAACTATCTTGTTGTCATCAATTATGACATTTGGTGGTTTCGGAGAGCGATATGAACTAGCTGCAATGAAATCAGCTGGAATTTCATTAGCCCGAATAATGTATCCTCTTTTTAGTCTTGTAGTCTTACTGGCCATCTGGTTATTTTATTTCTGTAACACCACACTTCCCGAAAACCAACGAAGAGCGCGTAATATGCTCATCAATATTGCACAAACAAGACCTGCCCTTAATTTTGAAGAAGGACGGTTTATTAAGGAAATGAATCCTTTAAGCATTAAAATTGGCAGAAAAAGTGGTAAAAATGATAGTGAATGGGATCAAGTATTTATTCATAAAAATGCTTCCCCTTTTGAAGATCAACAAACCATTATAGCAGATAAAGGAAATATAATTTCCAAAGATAACCATTACTTAAAAATTGAATTATATAACGGATATATATATCAAGATAACATTAAAGGTAAGAATTTAAATGAACTAAAAAAACAACCGGGTAATTCCATTAAGTTTGACACCTTAACTCAATATTACGATATTTCAGATATAATTAAAAAGTCACTAGATAAACAATCCGAAGGGGATAATTTTAGATATAAATCAGTATCCGAATTAAGCACCTATATAGATTCCATCAAAACTTCCAATACTGTGTACTTTAAAGGGCTTGGAGAAAATGGCATGAAACTTTTGTTAGGAGAAACGAACTCGTTGGATTCCCTAGATTATAGTCATTATAATGAAGATTTTCCGTTTGAATGGTCTAACTTAGATGAAAACACTAAATATAATTTAGTTAAAGCCGCCATAAATCAGGTTACTCTGTCTAAATATGAATTAGGTTCAAAAGCCACTGAAATGAAAGCGGTTGAAAAATTTATTGCTAAAATGATTTTATGGCAGCAAAAAAATATCATTTCATATTCTGTTACCTGTATTGTATTTTTCTTAATAGGAGCTCCGCTAGGATCAATCATTAGAAAAGGGGGAGTCGGTTTGCCTGTAGTTGTAGCCATAATAATATTTATCATTTTTTATATTTTAGGGCTTTATATGGAAAATTTGGCGAAAAATCAGGTAATCAACGCCTATTGGGCTTCTTGGATTCCAAATGCAATATTTCTACCTGTTGGAATTTTTCTAACTATAAAATCCATGAGAGATTCTGAACTATTTGACGTGGATAATTATTTAAAACCTTTTAAAAGATTTATTAGTAAATTTATCAAACAAAAAAAATTAGAACACAGTAGATACCAATGA
- a CDS encoding GNAT family N-acetyltransferase: MNINIVVATEEHYQYAEEICETIYQSAIVRGTGIAKRTPEYIQKKMDQRQAILALDNTKFAGFCYIEKWQNGEFVVHSGLIVHPDYRGIGLAKKIKHFIFDYTRKKFPEAKIFGITTGLAVMKINSELGYKPVPFSELTEDPDFWNGCKTCTNFNILQSKQNKMCLCTGMLFDPKDQKKDKNISHKNSFDKKVITHLNKIKEVFHLKSKKDCNNSQIKTI, encoded by the coding sequence ATGAATATTAATATTGTTGTTGCAACAGAAGAACATTATCAGTACGCTGAAGAAATATGCGAAACTATTTACCAATCGGCTATTGTAAGGGGTACAGGTATTGCTAAAAGAACACCTGAATACATCCAAAAAAAAATGGATCAAAGACAAGCGATTTTAGCTCTTGATAACACAAAATTTGCAGGTTTTTGTTATATCGAAAAATGGCAGAACGGAGAATTCGTCGTCCATTCAGGATTAATTGTTCATCCTGACTACAGAGGAATAGGTTTAGCCAAAAAAATTAAACATTTTATTTTTGATTATACACGCAAAAAATTTCCGGAAGCTAAAATTTTTGGTATAACTACCGGTTTGGCTGTAATGAAAATTAATTCGGAATTAGGATATAAGCCGGTACCTTTTTCTGAACTAACTGAAGATCCTGACTTTTGGAATGGCTGTAAAACATGTACGAATTTTAATATTCTACAAAGTAAACAAAATAAAATGTGCTTATGTACCGGAATGTTATTCGATCCTAAAGATCAAAAAAAAGATAAGAATATCTCCCATAAAAATAGTTTCGATAAAAAGGTCATTACTCATCTCAATAAAATAAAAGAAGTATTTCACTTAAAATCTAAAAAGGATTGTAATAATTCCCAAATTAAAACCATCTAA
- the argG gene encoding argininosuccinate synthase, translating into MKKAVLAYSGGLDTSYSLVKLTKEHDMEVHTVIVNSGGFSEEELKQIEKRAYELGSNHHITIDITEKFYKNCLRYLIYGNILKNNTYPLSVSAERIFQSLAIAEYAKKINAEYIVHGSTGAGNDQIRFDVAFEVISPKSKIITPIRDENISRQEEVDYLQKNGINMNWEKAKYSINKGIWGTSVGGVETLSSDLPLPDEAFPTPLSETTPSIIELEFSKGEPIGLNGEKMNPVPLIQKLNEIGGKYAIGRDIHVGDTILGIKGRVGFEAPSPMLLIKAHHLLEKHTLSRWQLLHKDSLANWYGTLLHEAQYLDPVMRDIEAFLTSSQKRVSGTVKIQLYPYYFRMIGIKSPYDMMQSKVATYGEENEAWDSRDARGFIKIFGNQLKIHHSFNDLE; encoded by the coding sequence ATGAAAAAAGCAGTTTTAGCATATAGTGGAGGACTAGATACTTCCTATTCTTTGGTTAAACTAACTAAAGAACATGATATGGAAGTTCATACAGTTATAGTAAATAGCGGAGGATTTTCTGAAGAAGAATTAAAACAAATTGAAAAACGAGCATATGAGTTGGGTTCCAATCATCATATAACCATTGATATTACTGAAAAATTTTATAAAAATTGTTTACGCTATCTCATTTATGGAAACATATTAAAAAACAATACCTATCCCTTATCAGTTAGTGCAGAAAGAATATTTCAGTCACTGGCTATAGCGGAATATGCAAAAAAAATAAATGCGGAATATATAGTTCATGGAAGCACGGGAGCCGGTAATGATCAAATCCGATTTGATGTAGCCTTTGAAGTCATATCCCCTAAATCAAAAATAATTACACCGATTCGTGATGAAAATATTTCTCGTCAAGAAGAAGTTGACTACTTACAAAAAAACGGAATTAACATGAATTGGGAAAAAGCAAAATATTCCATCAATAAAGGAATATGGGGAACTTCTGTGGGGGGTGTTGAAACACTTTCCTCTGATCTCCCTTTGCCGGACGAGGCTTTCCCTACTCCCCTCTCTGAAACCACACCTTCCATAATTGAACTTGAATTTTCTAAAGGAGAACCTATCGGATTAAATGGAGAAAAAATGAATCCGGTGCCATTAATTCAAAAACTGAATGAAATAGGAGGAAAATATGCCATTGGGCGAGATATACATGTGGGAGATACCATTTTAGGAATTAAAGGAAGAGTGGGTTTTGAAGCTCCTTCACCTATGTTACTGATTAAAGCACATCATCTGCTGGAAAAACATACCCTATCCCGTTGGCAACTCTTACATAAAGATTCATTGGCCAATTGGTATGGTACTTTATTGCATGAAGCTCAGTATTTAGACCCTGTAATGCGCGACATTGAAGCATTTCTTACGTCCTCTCAAAAACGAGTTAGCGGAACCGTAAAGATTCAGTTGTATCCCTATTATTTCCGTATGATCGGTATAAAATCTCCTTATGATATGATGCAATCAAAAGTTGCTACTTACGGTGAAGAAAATGAAGCTTGGGACAGTAGAGATGCCCGAGGATTCATTAAAATTTTTGGAAATCAATTAAAAATTCACCATAGTTTCAATGATTTAGAATAA
- the ribB gene encoding 3,4-dihydroxy-2-butanone-4-phosphate synthase → MTDLKMNTISEALEELRQGKVIIVVDDEDRENEGDFVAAASTMTPETINFMTKYGRGLICTPLTQKRAEELDLEYMVGKNTDPKQTAFTVSVDLLGHGITTGISASDRSKTVKALVDENIKPSDFARPGHIFPLVAKKGGVLKRDGHTEATVDLLQLAGLPSTGVLVEIMNEDGTMARLPQLMEVAKKFDLKIITIKDLISYRLKNDSLIEKIDDEVIKTHYGELRFVTYKDKTNDQIHFALVKGEINDDEIIPVKVCANNIYLDLFKTLAQGEETIVNKAINFINENGKGVIIFINNPSNTEVIENHLSELKKYISGEIADFGIQSDERDLGIGAQIIKNLGIKNINVLTTNPNKNFPLSSGYGIKIVNEIKI, encoded by the coding sequence ATTACAGACTTAAAAATGAATACCATATCAGAAGCTCTTGAAGAATTAAGACAGGGAAAGGTAATTATAGTTGTTGATGATGAAGATCGTGAAAACGAGGGTGATTTTGTTGCTGCAGCTTCAACTATGACACCTGAAACTATAAATTTTATGACTAAGTACGGAAGAGGTTTGATTTGCACGCCTTTAACTCAAAAAAGAGCTGAAGAACTGGACTTGGAATACATGGTCGGAAAAAATACTGATCCTAAGCAAACGGCTTTCACTGTTTCAGTAGATTTACTTGGACATGGGATTACTACAGGTATTTCCGCTTCTGATCGATCCAAAACCGTTAAAGCTCTTGTCGATGAAAATATCAAGCCAAGTGATTTTGCACGTCCGGGTCATATTTTTCCTTTAGTTGCAAAAAAAGGAGGAGTACTTAAAAGAGACGGACACACTGAAGCTACAGTCGATTTATTACAATTAGCGGGACTTCCTTCTACCGGAGTTTTAGTTGAAATCATGAATGAAGATGGAACAATGGCTCGTTTACCTCAATTAATGGAAGTTGCTAAGAAATTTGATTTAAAAATTATAACTATTAAAGACTTAATTTCATATCGACTTAAAAATGATTCTTTGATTGAAAAAATCGACGATGAAGTAATTAAAACCCATTATGGAGAATTACGATTTGTAACGTATAAAGATAAAACCAACGATCAAATTCATTTTGCCTTAGTGAAGGGAGAAATTAATGATGATGAAATCATACCTGTTAAAGTTTGTGCTAACAATATATATTTGGATCTTTTCAAAACCCTTGCTCAAGGAGAAGAAACCATTGTAAATAAAGCTATTAATTTTATTAATGAAAATGGCAAAGGAGTAATTATTTTTATAAACAATCCTTCCAATACAGAGGTAATTGAAAATCATCTGAGCGAACTCAAAAAATACATATCGGGAGAAATAGCTGATTTTGGCATACAATCAGACGAAAGGGATTTAGGAATCGGTGCACAAATAATTAAAAATTTAGGAATTAAAAATATCAATGTTTTAACAACCAATCCTAACAAAAATTTCCCTTTAAGTAGTGGATATGGAATTAAGATTGTAAATGAAATTAAAATTTAA
- a CDS encoding helix-hairpin-helix domain-containing protein, with protein MNLRLKMIKEQRIGVLLLLIIICILELLIHRNALISSIFENNNATPFQFVEEINEQNFKVKDKKDKFIEPFNPTDYNTEEWQSLGFSKKQAQVIINYKAMLGGKFTSKEQLKSCYVISEEMYAKISPFLLLPENGLNEPTTNSSKVKKYRLLTFDPNTYNVNDWMRIGFSEKQAESIIRYKNSIGGKFKSKEDLKKCYIISTVKYQELESYIKLPSQNIENTSNIKVLQIFNEKKDINTASFNDINSVIENEIITKRILSFRKGLGGFVSMEQIKDVYDITSEMVSKIFDSFVLNPSQVLKINLQTASEEDLHKHIYLRKYKNKIIEARNKKKDPLRVITESDPKYHFIIQYLVK; from the coding sequence ATGAATTTACGCCTTAAAATGATAAAAGAGCAACGTATAGGTGTTCTTTTGTTGCTCATAATTATATGTATTTTAGAATTATTAATTCATAGGAATGCTTTAATTTCTTCGATATTTGAGAATAATAATGCTACTCCTTTTCAATTTGTTGAAGAAATTAATGAACAGAATTTTAAGGTAAAGGATAAAAAAGATAAATTTATAGAACCTTTTAATCCAACTGATTATAATACAGAAGAATGGCAGAGTTTAGGTTTCTCTAAAAAACAAGCACAGGTAATTATTAACTATAAGGCTATGCTTGGAGGTAAATTTACTTCTAAAGAACAGCTTAAATCTTGCTATGTAATCTCCGAGGAAATGTATGCTAAAATATCTCCATTTCTGTTATTACCGGAGAACGGCTTGAATGAACCAACTACTAATTCTAGTAAAGTAAAGAAGTATCGGTTATTAACATTTGACCCGAATACATATAATGTAAACGATTGGATGCGTATAGGTTTTTCAGAAAAACAAGCGGAAAGCATTATAAGATATAAAAATTCTATCGGTGGAAAATTCAAATCCAAAGAGGATTTAAAAAAATGTTATATTATATCAACTGTAAAATATCAAGAATTGGAATCGTACATTAAGCTTCCTTCTCAAAATATTGAAAACACATCAAATATAAAAGTACTTCAAATTTTCAATGAAAAAAAGGATATTAATACAGCATCTTTTAACGATATAAATTCCGTAATTGAAAATGAAATCATAACTAAAAGAATATTGAGTTTTAGAAAAGGTTTAGGTGGTTTTGTGTCGATGGAACAAATTAAAGATGTATATGATATAACTTCTGAAATGGTTTCAAAAATTTTTGATTCTTTTGTTTTAAATCCATCCCAAGTTCTTAAAATAAATTTACAAACAGCCTCAGAAGAAGATTTACACAAGCATATTTATTTAAGGAAGTATAAAAATAAAATTATAGAAGCAAGAAATAAGAAGAAAGATCCTTTACGTGTCATTACCGAATCAGATCCAAAATATCATTTTATAATTCAATACTTGGTTAAATAA
- a CDS encoding histidine phosphatase family protein, with protein sequence MGSKITFYIVRHGKTILNTLNKVQGWSDTPLTKEGIEVAENLGKGLKDVKFSSAFCSDLRRTRETINIILKNSDQKELPVTEKPELREICFGAYETALATEMFKDVALYLHYTNAQDLFNDIFDKNKEITYKEAVNTISILDPMKMAEDFNTVEKRTHKALSDIVQIESKNKENKNVLIVSHGLSITLMLHNLGGKRLFVKDLENASVCKVVFEDGKYIIESVNDMSYAEKGKNS encoded by the coding sequence ATGGGATCTAAGATTACATTTTACATAGTACGTCATGGTAAGACAATTTTAAATACATTAAACAAAGTTCAAGGTTGGAGTGATACACCGTTAACAAAAGAAGGGATTGAGGTGGCAGAAAATTTGGGTAAAGGATTGAAAGATGTTAAATTTTCTTCAGCTTTTTGCAGTGATTTAAGGAGAACCAGAGAGACTATCAATATAATTTTAAAAAATTCAGATCAAAAAGAACTTCCGGTTACAGAAAAACCTGAATTAAGAGAAATCTGTTTTGGAGCGTATGAAACTGCCTTAGCTACCGAAATGTTTAAGGATGTTGCTTTATATCTTCATTACACTAATGCTCAGGATTTATTCAATGATATCTTTGACAAGAATAAAGAAATTACTTATAAAGAAGCGGTAAATACCATAAGTATTTTAGATCCTATGAAAATGGCAGAAGATTTTAATACAGTTGAAAAAAGAACGCATAAAGCTTTATCGGATATTGTACAGATCGAAAGTAAGAATAAGGAAAATAAAAACGTTCTGATTGTATCTCACGGATTAAGTATAACTCTAATGCTTCATAATCTGGGAGGTAAAAGGTTATTTGTTAAGGATTTGGAAAACGCTTCAGTATGTAAAGTTGTATTTGAAGATGGAAAATATATCATCGAATCGGTTAATGATATGAGCTATGCAGAAAAAGGAAAAAATAGCTAA
- a CDS encoding LolA family protein, giving the protein MKKIFAFLFICSSFLIWAQKIDPEAKRLLDTASAKLSQNSTFYIKFNYLYSIPGQKSISEIGQVYAAKEKYHLILPSITQIYDGNKIYTISKEDKEITSSDKEDGESLSPTNILSLYKSGFNITFEGNTTINNVKCSVIKLVPIDTKKSKSILLALSNNKIIRVSENYNDGSSLILMIIDFKENLIVNKSLLTFDKNNYKDYTLTEL; this is encoded by the coding sequence ATGAAAAAGATATTTGCATTCTTATTTATTTGTTCTTCATTTTTAATATGGGCTCAAAAAATTGATCCGGAAGCAAAAAGACTTTTAGATACAGCTAGTGCGAAACTCAGCCAAAATTCAACATTTTACATAAAATTCAATTATTTATATTCTATACCCGGACAAAAAAGTATATCTGAAATTGGACAGGTTTATGCCGCTAAAGAAAAGTATCATTTAATTTTGCCCAGTATTACCCAAATTTATGACGGAAATAAGATTTACACTATTTCTAAGGAAGATAAAGAAATTACTTCTTCTGACAAAGAAGACGGTGAAAGCCTATCTCCTACCAATATTTTAAGTCTTTATAAAAGCGGTTTTAATATTACTTTTGAAGGAAATACAACTATTAATAATGTTAAATGTTCCGTTATTAAATTGGTTCCTATTGATACCAAAAAATCAAAATCTATACTTCTTGCTCTTTCTAATAATAAGATCATAAGAGTATCTGAAAATTATAACGACGGAAGTTCTTTAATTTTAATGATCATTGATTTTAAAGAAAATTTAATTGTAAATAAATCTTTACTTACATTTGATAAAAATAACTATAAAGATTACACACTAACAGAGTTATAA